In Hydrogenovibrio thermophilus, the following are encoded in one genomic region:
- the nuoN gene encoding NADH-quinone oxidoreductase subunit NuoN has translation MNFVIPSFTPAIPEIVLLTLTSLLLVADTIWSKRSEFATYYATQLILVVVGYLVLTSFSVEQVLTFDGSFVRDAFGDVLKLFIVIISIGVFLFSKEYLLQQKFYRGEYFTLGLFGVLGMFVMVSAYNLITLYLGLEIMSLAIYAMVAMRKDNQFALESAMKYFVLGALATGMLLYGFSMLYGATGTIQFNEMADVIASGNVDHVVLSFGVVFVVIGLAFKLGAVPFHMWVPDVYHGAPTAVTLYLGTAPKLAAFAIMYRLLVEGLPGLVEDWQSLIIMISILSLIVGAVITLVQDNLKRLLAYSGIGHVGFLLLGIIAANPDGYSAAMFYVIVYAITAVAGFGMITALARTGNEFDLIADFKGMNKRNPWLALMMLFVMFSMAGIPPFVGFYAKVVVIEEVVAAGFTWLAILAVVTAVISAFYYLKVVKVMYFDEPDDNAKIEPISNQLNWAVSFVSIALLLLGLMPSPLITLCYNSL, from the coding sequence ATGAACTTTGTTATTCCCAGTTTTACCCCTGCAATTCCAGAGATTGTCTTATTGACCCTGACATCTTTGTTGTTGGTTGCAGACACTATCTGGTCTAAGCGTAGCGAATTCGCAACCTATTATGCCACTCAGTTAATCTTGGTTGTCGTGGGTTATTTGGTTTTAACCAGTTTCTCTGTGGAGCAAGTACTGACGTTCGACGGAAGTTTTGTGCGTGATGCTTTCGGCGATGTGCTGAAGCTCTTCATCGTCATTATTTCAATAGGGGTTTTCCTGTTCTCGAAAGAATATCTTCTGCAGCAAAAATTCTATCGGGGTGAATATTTCACCTTAGGATTGTTCGGTGTGCTGGGCATGTTTGTCATGGTGTCCGCTTATAACCTGATTACCTTGTACCTGGGGCTGGAAATCATGTCCTTGGCAATCTATGCGATGGTGGCCATGCGTAAGGACAACCAATTCGCCTTGGAATCGGCCATGAAATACTTTGTGTTGGGCGCATTGGCCACCGGTATGTTGTTGTATGGCTTCTCGATGCTTTACGGGGCGACCGGTACCATCCAATTCAATGAAATGGCCGATGTGATTGCTTCCGGCAATGTGGATCACGTGGTCTTGTCATTCGGCGTGGTCTTTGTGGTCATCGGTTTGGCATTCAAACTGGGGGCAGTACCATTCCATATGTGGGTGCCGGACGTTTACCATGGTGCACCAACCGCCGTGACACTATACCTTGGTACGGCACCAAAGCTTGCGGCCTTTGCCATCATGTACCGTCTATTGGTGGAAGGTCTGCCAGGCCTGGTGGAAGATTGGCAATCATTGATTATCATGATTTCCATTCTGTCGTTGATTGTCGGTGCCGTTATCACCTTGGTGCAGGATAACCTGAAACGTCTATTGGCCTATTCCGGTATCGGGCACGTCGGTTTCCTATTGTTGGGCATTATCGCCGCGAATCCGGACGGTTATTCCGCCGCGATGTTCTATGTCATCGTCTACGCCATCACGGCCGTCGCTGGGTTCGGCATGATTACCGCTTTGGCGAGAACCGGCAATGAATTCGACTTGATTGCTGACTTCAAAGGCATGAACAAGCGCAACCCTTGGTTGGCGTTAATGATGTTATTCGTCATGTTCTCTATGGCCGGTATTCCGCCATTTGTCGGCTTCTATGCGAAAGTGGTCGTGATTGAAGAAGTGGTGGCGGCTGGCTTCACTTGGTTGGCGATTCTAGCCGTGGTGACGGCGGTTATCAGTGCTTTCTACTATTTGAAAGTGGTCAAGGTTATGTACTTTGATGAGCCGGACGATAACGCTAAAATCGAGCCGATCAGTAATCAGCTGAACTGGGCCGTGAGCTTTGTTTCCATTGCCTTGTTGCTGCTTGGGTTGATGCCGTCGCCATTGATTACGCTGTGTTACAATAGTTTGTAA
- a CDS encoding EAL domain-containing protein, protein MKPSIPIETAGKGCSQCHKDLGFEFSFAFQPIVNVREATIFGYEALVRGTEGQGAFFILNQVGADNRYAFDQACRVKAIGLAAKLNLQQVISINFLPNAVYEPEHCIQSTLKAAKANDFPIERIMFEITESEQVYDLDHMTKIFDYYQRSGFITALDDFGAGHAGLNTLSRFVPNILKIDINLVSNIHRDAVKQSIFKGLSSIASDLNFTLLAEGIEQEEEALYFKEAGVELMQGYYFAKPGFETLPTVDFASKVFG, encoded by the coding sequence ATGAAACCATCCATTCCGATTGAAACCGCTGGCAAAGGTTGTTCGCAATGCCATAAAGACTTGGGTTTCGAGTTTTCGTTCGCTTTTCAACCCATTGTGAATGTGCGTGAAGCCACGATTTTTGGTTATGAGGCTTTGGTGCGGGGCACAGAAGGGCAAGGGGCTTTTTTTATCTTGAATCAGGTGGGGGCCGATAACCGTTACGCTTTTGACCAGGCCTGCCGCGTAAAGGCGATTGGCTTGGCAGCCAAATTGAACCTTCAGCAAGTGATCAGTATTAATTTCCTGCCCAATGCCGTTTATGAACCGGAACACTGCATTCAAAGCACTCTGAAAGCCGCAAAAGCCAACGATTTCCCGATTGAACGGATCATGTTTGAAATCACCGAATCCGAACAGGTCTATGATTTGGATCACATGACCAAGATTTTTGATTACTATCAAAGAAGCGGGTTTATCACGGCGCTTGATGATTTTGGCGCTGGGCACGCAGGCCTAAATACCTTGTCGCGGTTCGTTCCCAATATCCTGAAAATTGATATCAATCTCGTCTCTAATATCCATCGTGATGCCGTCAAACAATCCATCTTTAAAGGTTTGAGTTCGATTGCCTCCGATTTGAATTTTACGTTATTGGCCGAGGGAATCGAGCAGGAAGAAGAGGCTCTGTATTTCAAGGAAGCGGGCGTCGAGTTAATGCAAGGCTATTATTTTGCCAAGCCCGGCTTTGAAACCCTGCCGACAGTTGATTTTGCCAGCAAAGTGTTTGGTTGA
- a CDS encoding DUF2818 family protein: MTVDTAVWVLLVTAIVLANIPWILSNRVFIFIPVQKAKSIWFNFAEWFLYFLVTGIFAYLLENKAMGHVKPQEWEFYVVTFFMFAIFSFPGFIYRYNLKMFLDKARGKKQAA, from the coding sequence ATGACAGTCGACACCGCTGTTTGGGTTTTATTGGTCACGGCCATCGTTTTAGCGAATATTCCTTGGATTCTGTCCAATCGAGTATTTATCTTTATCCCGGTTCAAAAAGCCAAATCCATTTGGTTTAACTTTGCCGAATGGTTTTTGTACTTCCTGGTGACCGGCATCTTTGCTTACCTGTTAGAAAACAAAGCGATGGGGCATGTCAAACCACAAGAATGGGAGTTTTATGTGGTGACGTTCTTTATGTTTGCCATCTTCTCTTTCCCTGGGTTTATCTACCGCTACAACCTGAAAATGTTTTTGGACAAGGCACGCGGTAAGAAACAAGCGGCCTAA
- a CDS encoding CmpA/NrtA family ABC transporter substrate-binding protein, with protein MTQINIGFIPLTDSAPLVVAQEQGFFEKEGLDVRLQREVSWSNIRDKLTFGEIEAAQMLAPMLMASTLGVGGLKKPLVTAYSFGLNGNAISVSNALYREMLPYEDKVLAKPELSAQVLKKVIDARQEAGKERLRFAVVFPFSMHHYLLRHWLSSAGISPEQDVQIVVVPPPSVVKAMEEDLIDGYCVGEPWGTHAAMRKAGVTLITGYEIWNNAPEKVLGVTKTWAEANPETHRKLIWALYQASEWIDQPDNKETLVHWLAQPQYVGAPESSLWNCINQEIYHPDDQLRRQVPNFTTPFKYLANFPWQSHADWILQQMQACGQLAEPLDVAAVSESIYWTDLYRDVVGGHGVTLPSVNRKPEGEHCAPWLLEGIQMGEDCFI; from the coding sequence ATGACGCAAATTAATATCGGATTCATTCCATTGACAGACAGTGCACCTCTGGTCGTGGCACAGGAACAAGGTTTTTTCGAAAAGGAAGGCTTGGACGTTCGTTTGCAGCGTGAGGTGTCCTGGTCAAACATCCGTGACAAATTGACGTTTGGCGAAATCGAGGCCGCTCAAATGTTGGCCCCGATGTTGATGGCGTCCACTTTGGGCGTAGGCGGCTTGAAAAAACCGTTGGTGACGGCTTATTCATTTGGCTTGAATGGCAATGCAATCAGTGTGTCGAATGCGTTGTATCGCGAAATGCTGCCTTATGAAGATAAGGTGCTGGCGAAGCCGGAATTGAGCGCTCAGGTTTTGAAAAAAGTGATTGATGCCCGACAAGAAGCCGGAAAAGAACGCCTGCGATTTGCGGTGGTGTTTCCATTCTCGATGCATCACTATCTGTTGCGCCACTGGTTGAGCAGCGCCGGGATTTCCCCTGAGCAAGATGTGCAAATCGTCGTGGTGCCGCCGCCCAGTGTGGTCAAAGCGATGGAAGAGGATTTGATTGACGGTTATTGCGTGGGGGAACCTTGGGGCACTCATGCCGCGATGCGTAAAGCCGGGGTGACCCTGATTACGGGGTATGAAATTTGGAATAACGCGCCCGAGAAAGTGTTGGGCGTGACGAAAACCTGGGCGGAAGCCAACCCGGAAACGCATCGCAAGTTGATTTGGGCGTTGTATCAAGCCAGTGAATGGATCGATCAGCCTGACAACAAGGAAACTTTGGTGCATTGGCTTGCACAGCCGCAATACGTGGGGGCGCCGGAGTCGTCGCTTTGGAATTGTATCAATCAGGAGATATATCACCCGGATGATCAGCTGCGTCGCCAGGTGCCGAACTTTACGACGCCGTTTAAATATTTGGCTAACTTTCCATGGCAGTCGCATGCCGATTGGATATTGCAACAAATGCAGGCGTGTGGGCAATTGGCCGAACCGTTGGATGTGGCTGCCGTATCGGAATCCATTTACTGGACAGACTTATACCGGGATGTGGTGGGCGGCCATGGTGTGACCTTGCCCAGCGTGAATCGTAAGCCGGAAGGGGAGCATTGCGCTCCTTGGTTATTGGAAGGCATTCAAATGGGAGAAGATTGCTTTATTTAA
- a CDS encoding ANTAR domain-containing response regulator, with amino-acid sequence MPVSGEPTRVMLVDNESARAALLSKALEDHGYQVVARVAPGPSLLSKVAKIMPDMIVIDTDSPDRDILDSMSLLNEHNPMPVVMFADEDNETIIQEAIRSGVSGYIAKGVDKERVNSIMSVAVARFREYQALKNELRETKDELESKKVIDKAKRLLMLQKKVSEDEAYEAMRKMSMDRNIRMVDVAENIISVLEL; translated from the coding sequence ATGCCAGTTTCGGGAGAACCGACCAGAGTGATGTTGGTGGATAACGAGTCGGCGCGTGCGGCGTTGTTGTCCAAAGCACTGGAAGACCATGGTTACCAAGTGGTGGCCAGGGTGGCCCCTGGCCCGAGTTTGCTTTCCAAGGTGGCCAAAATCATGCCGGATATGATTGTGATCGATACGGATTCGCCGGACCGGGATATTTTGGACAGTATGTCGTTGTTGAATGAGCATAACCCGATGCCGGTGGTGATGTTTGCGGATGAGGATAATGAAACCATTATTCAGGAAGCGATTCGTTCCGGTGTGAGCGGCTATATCGCGAAAGGGGTGGACAAGGAACGCGTCAATTCCATTATGAGTGTGGCGGTGGCGCGTTTTCGTGAGTATCAAGCCTTGAAGAACGAGTTACGTGAAACCAAGGATGAACTGGAAAGCAAGAAGGTGATTGATAAAGCCAAGCGCTTATTGATGCTACAGAAGAAGGTTTCCGAAGATGAGGCTTATGAGGCGATGCGCAAGATGTCAATGGATCGGAATATTCGGATGGTTGACGTTGCGGAGAATATTATCAGTGTGCTGGAGTTGTGA
- a CDS encoding ABC transporter permease — protein MNPLKWAMVAPFYKLMVGEDRKSQVNLILKTIGLPLSGLVIFLLLWQGAASHINTSLGQFPGPVQTYEQFEALQAEAKAEGVKEQAFYERQEARNARKLEKNPDAEVKIRDYIGPPTFFDQIGRSLVTVMSGFILASIIAIPIGIIIGLSANAYAAVNPLIQIFKPVSPLAWLPLVTMVVSALYVTDDPAFDKAFLNSMFTVLLCCLWPTIINTAAGVATVTQDLKNVSQVLRLSWWTHVRKIVLPCSIPMMFTGLRISLGIAWMVLIAAEMLAQNPGLGKFVWDEFQNGSSDSLGRIMVAVITIGIVGFFLDRGMLMLQKAVSWDKSVTLR, from the coding sequence ATGAATCCTTTAAAGTGGGCGATGGTAGCGCCTTTTTATAAATTGATGGTCGGTGAAGACCGCAAAAGCCAAGTGAACCTGATTTTGAAAACCATTGGGTTGCCATTGTCAGGCCTGGTCATTTTCCTTTTGTTATGGCAGGGCGCCGCCTCGCATATCAATACTTCGCTGGGGCAATTCCCTGGGCCGGTTCAAACGTACGAGCAGTTTGAAGCCCTGCAGGCGGAAGCCAAAGCCGAGGGTGTCAAAGAACAGGCGTTCTATGAACGGCAAGAAGCCCGTAATGCCAGAAAACTGGAGAAAAACCCGGATGCCGAGGTCAAGATTCGGGACTATATCGGCCCGCCGACATTCTTTGACCAGATTGGTCGCAGTTTGGTGACGGTGATGAGCGGGTTCATTCTCGCGTCGATTATTGCCATTCCGATTGGCATCATCATCGGCTTGAGCGCCAATGCTTACGCCGCTGTTAACCCGTTGATTCAAATTTTCAAACCGGTTTCGCCGTTGGCCTGGTTGCCGTTGGTGACGATGGTGGTGTCGGCCCTGTATGTCACGGATGATCCGGCGTTCGATAAAGCGTTTTTGAACTCCATGTTCACCGTGTTGTTGTGCTGCTTATGGCCGACCATCATTAATACCGCCGCGGGTGTGGCGACGGTGACACAGGATTTGAAGAATGTCAGTCAGGTATTGCGCCTGAGTTGGTGGACGCATGTTCGCAAAATCGTTTTGCCATGTTCCATTCCGATGATGTTTACCGGTTTGCGTATCTCGTTGGGGATTGCCTGGATGGTTTTGATCGCGGCAGAGATGCTGGCACAGAACCCAGGCCTGGGCAAATTTGTCTGGGATGAGTTCCAGAATGGGAGCTCCGATTCCTTGGGCCGCATTATGGTGGCTGTCATCACAATCGGTATTGTCGGGTTCTTTTTGGACCGGGGCATGCTGATGTTGCAAAAAGCCGTGTCCTGGGACAAGTCGGTCACATTACGTTAA
- a CDS encoding CmpA/NrtA family ABC transporter substrate-binding protein, with protein MMTQTGRRTFIKKTVLAMAATFAFASNSVYALGDPEKEDLKFGFIKLTDMAPLAIAYEKGYFEDEGLYVQLEAQANWKVLLDRVIDGQLDGAHMLAGQPIAATIGYGTKANVITPISMDLNGNAITVSNKTWEEMKPHVAMKDGKPEHPISAAALKPVVEAYKDAGKPFKMGMVFPVSTHNYELRYWLAAGGLKPGYYAPHKGDTAGTLDADVLLSVTPPPQMPSTMEAGTIEGYCVGEPWNQQAVFKGIGVPVISDNSIQKNNPEKVFGLREDFYKEYPNTTIRIVKAMIRAAKWLDEENNKNRPEAVKILSQSNYVGADYKVIANSMTGTFEYEKGDKRSEPDFNVFFRYNATYPYYSDAVWYMTQMRRWGQISDYKPDSWYQDMAKKVYRPDIYKKAVEALIEDGVMEKSEFKEVFATDGYRGAQDDFMDGIPYDGRKPNAYIDSLKIGLKGKDTL; from the coding sequence ATGATGACACAGACAGGACGACGTACATTTATCAAGAAGACCGTTTTGGCGATGGCTGCAACGTTTGCGTTTGCATCCAACTCGGTTTACGCATTGGGCGACCCGGAAAAGGAAGACTTGAAATTCGGTTTCATTAAATTAACCGATATGGCGCCTTTGGCCATTGCCTATGAAAAGGGGTATTTTGAAGACGAGGGCCTGTATGTGCAGTTGGAAGCGCAAGCCAACTGGAAAGTGTTGTTGGACCGTGTGATTGACGGGCAATTGGACGGCGCGCATATGTTGGCCGGCCAACCGATTGCCGCCACCATTGGGTATGGCACCAAAGCCAATGTCATTACGCCGATTTCGATGGACCTGAACGGTAATGCGATCACGGTTTCCAATAAGACTTGGGAAGAAATGAAACCCCATGTCGCCATGAAAGACGGTAAGCCTGAGCATCCTATCAGTGCCGCGGCCTTGAAGCCGGTGGTGGAAGCGTATAAGGATGCCGGTAAGCCGTTCAAAATGGGCATGGTTTTCCCGGTGTCGACCCATAACTACGAGCTGCGTTATTGGCTGGCCGCTGGTGGTTTGAAGCCAGGTTATTATGCGCCTCATAAAGGAGACACCGCCGGCACTTTGGATGCCGACGTGCTATTGTCGGTTACGCCTCCGCCGCAAATGCCGTCAACGATGGAAGCCGGCACGATTGAAGGGTACTGCGTAGGTGAGCCTTGGAACCAGCAAGCGGTTTTCAAAGGCATTGGTGTGCCGGTGATTTCCGATAATTCCATTCAAAAGAATAACCCTGAAAAAGTGTTCGGGCTGCGCGAGGACTTTTACAAGGAATATCCGAATACGACCATCCGAATCGTGAAAGCGATGATTCGGGCTGCGAAATGGTTGGATGAAGAGAACAATAAAAACCGTCCTGAAGCGGTGAAAATTCTTTCCCAATCGAACTATGTCGGTGCGGATTATAAAGTCATCGCGAATTCCATGACCGGCACCTTCGAATATGAAAAAGGTGACAAACGCTCGGAACCGGATTTCAACGTTTTCTTCCGTTATAACGCGACCTATCCATATTATTCCGATGCCGTTTGGTACATGACGCAAATGCGTCGTTGGGGACAAATTTCCGACTATAAGCCTGATTCCTGGTATCAGGATATGGCGAAAAAGGTCTATCGTCCGGACATCTACAAAAAAGCGGTTGAGGCTTTGATTGAAGACGGCGTGATGGAAAAGTCCGAGTTCAAAGAGGTGTTTGCAACCGATGGTTATCGCGGTGCGCAGGATGATTTTATGGACGGCATTCCATATGACGGACGTAAACCCAATGCTTATATTGATAGTCTGAAAATCGGCTTGAAAGGTAAAGATACGCTTTAA
- the vapC gene encoding type II toxin-antitoxin system tRNA(fMet)-specific endonuclease VapC, with protein MYVLDTNICIYIIKKQPPSVFEKFENLPLGSVSMSLVTFGELEYGAMRSNNSEKALNILDELINYIPVLPMGTNVAKHYADIRADLAKKGTLIGNNDLWIAAHTRSLDHTLVSNNIKEFERVESLEFENWV; from the coding sequence ATGTATGTCCTTGATACCAATATCTGCATTTACATTATTAAAAAACAACCGCCTAGCGTTTTTGAAAAGTTCGAGAATTTGCCTTTAGGTTCAGTCTCTATGTCATTAGTGACGTTTGGAGAGTTGGAATATGGAGCGATGAGAAGTAACAACTCAGAAAAAGCACTGAATATTCTGGATGAATTGATTAACTATATTCCCGTTTTACCAATGGGAACCAATGTGGCCAAACACTATGCCGATATACGAGCAGATTTAGCAAAAAAAGGAACGCTTATTGGCAATAATGATCTATGGATCGCCGCGCATACAAGGTCGCTTGATCATACTTTAGTGAGTAATAACATTAAAGAATTTGAAAGAGTTGAAAGCCTTGAGTTTGAAAATTGGGTGTGA
- a CDS encoding DUF2726 domain-containing protein, producing MVEFVLFLFGALILLSILYFFSLAHKRKSTTTASQGQRKHPIKYKPQAQLFTATEKKFLSVLESIAGDELKVFGKVRVSDILTPAVNKFEKGSGWHWLFSQISQKHIDFVITDQNLNLLCAVELNDPSHQRKDRKTRDQFILEAFQSANVPLVMINTQHKYLEEHIAETIAKKIVSPS from the coding sequence ATGGTTGAATTTGTTTTATTTCTGTTCGGCGCTCTAATTTTACTTTCTATTTTGTATTTTTTTAGCCTTGCTCATAAACGAAAGTCCACTACGACTGCGAGCCAAGGACAAAGAAAACATCCCATTAAATATAAGCCTCAGGCTCAACTTTTCACTGCAACCGAAAAGAAGTTTCTATCGGTTTTAGAATCCATCGCGGGCGATGAATTAAAGGTTTTTGGCAAAGTCAGGGTTTCCGATATTCTGACACCGGCCGTCAATAAGTTTGAAAAAGGAAGCGGCTGGCATTGGCTTTTTTCTCAAATTAGTCAAAAGCACATCGACTTTGTAATTACAGACCAAAACTTAAACTTGCTCTGTGCTGTTGAGCTGAACGACCCGTCACATCAAAGAAAGGACCGGAAGACTAGAGACCAGTTCATTTTAGAGGCCTTCCAAAGTGCCAACGTACCTTTAGTCATGATCAATACACAGCATAAATATTTGGAAGAACACATTGCCGAGACGATCGCCAAGAAAATTGTTTCCCCTAGCTAG
- a CDS encoding NAD(P)/FAD-dependent oxidoreductase, with translation MKSKLVLIGSGMAGTRFLENLLETAPDQYEIEVFNKEPVGGYNRILLSPVLSGEKQWPEIVTHSPEWFQERGIRLHLGKTISSIDSVGKVLTTFCGETVFYDKLVIATGSKPFTLDIPGKDLPGVVTFRDIRDVESMVAVSENRGKAIVIGGGLLGLEAAYGLLKRGMTVTVVHRNPVLMNVQMDQEAGQLLKNHLMSGLDGLPGIAFRLGANVVEIEGDSCVTSVRLDSGEVLSTDLVVMAIGIRSNVALAKGSGIRVDNGIWVNDRLETDTRDIYALGECTEHRGRTYGLVAPLYEQAQVLADVLAGKVAEYTGSLTSTMLKVTGVNLFSAGRFHSEDDTQSIIFRDLARNIYRKVVLKNGQVVGALLFGDTTGANWLFDLLRKREDITAMRETLVFGPGYV, from the coding sequence GTGAAATCGAAGTTGGTTTTAATCGGTTCCGGTATGGCCGGGACGCGTTTTCTGGAGAACCTTCTGGAGACGGCTCCGGATCAATACGAGATTGAAGTGTTTAATAAAGAACCGGTGGGCGGCTATAACCGCATCCTGTTGTCCCCGGTTTTATCGGGCGAGAAGCAGTGGCCGGAGATTGTGACCCATTCGCCGGAGTGGTTCCAGGAGCGAGGCATTCGATTGCATTTGGGGAAAACCATTTCGTCGATTGATTCGGTCGGGAAAGTGCTCACGACTTTTTGCGGCGAAACGGTTTTTTACGACAAGCTCGTCATCGCGACGGGTTCCAAGCCCTTTACCTTGGATATTCCCGGCAAGGACCTTCCGGGCGTGGTGACGTTTCGCGATATTCGGGATGTCGAAAGCATGGTGGCGGTCTCTGAAAACCGGGGCAAGGCTATTGTCATCGGTGGAGGGCTGCTGGGGCTTGAGGCCGCTTATGGTTTGTTGAAAAGAGGCATGACCGTCACCGTCGTACACCGCAATCCGGTGCTAATGAATGTGCAGATGGACCAGGAAGCGGGGCAGCTTTTGAAAAATCATTTGATGTCCGGATTGGACGGCTTACCGGGAATAGCGTTTCGGTTAGGCGCGAATGTCGTCGAAATCGAGGGCGATTCGTGTGTGACATCGGTGCGCCTGGATAGTGGCGAAGTGCTGTCGACGGATTTAGTGGTCATGGCCATCGGGATACGCTCGAATGTCGCTTTGGCGAAAGGGTCCGGCATTCGGGTCGACAACGGAATCTGGGTGAATGACCGGTTGGAAACCGACACCCGTGACATTTATGCGCTGGGTGAATGTACGGAGCACCGCGGTCGAACCTATGGCTTGGTGGCGCCACTGTATGAACAGGCACAAGTGTTGGCGGATGTTTTGGCAGGTAAGGTGGCTGAATACACCGGGTCCTTGACGTCCACTATGTTGAAAGTCACGGGCGTGAATTTATTTTCCGCGGGCCGCTTTCACTCCGAGGACGATACCCAAAGCATTATTTTTCGGGATCTGGCCAGAAACATTTACCGAAAGGTGGTGCTGAAAAACGGGCAGGTTGTGGGGGCGCTGTTATTTGGAGACACCACCGGCGCGAACTGGCTGTTTGATTTATTACGAAAACGTGAAGACATCACCGCCATGCGCGAGACATTGGTATTCGGTCCAGGGTATGTCTGA
- a CDS encoding ABC transporter ATP-binding protein, which translates to MSEVHLELTHVGIEFPTPKGPFRALENVDLKIDKGEFISLIGHSGCGKSTVLNIVAGLYGATEGGVLLDGREVNEPGPERAVVFQNHSLLPWLTAYENVELAVDQVFKRTKSAAEKKEWIEHNLKLVHMDHAMHKRPDEISGGMKQRVGIARALAMQPKIMLMDEPFGALDALTRAHLQDSLMEIQKDLNNTVIMITHDVDEAVLLSDRIVMMTNGPAATIGEILKVDLPHPRDRLALADDPTYNHYRSEVLRFLYEKQRKVEH; encoded by the coding sequence ATGTCAGAAGTCCACTTAGAACTCACTCATGTGGGGATTGAGTTTCCGACGCCGAAGGGGCCTTTTCGCGCTTTGGAGAACGTTGATTTGAAGATCGATAAAGGCGAGTTTATTTCATTGATCGGCCATTCGGGTTGCGGGAAATCCACGGTATTGAACATTGTCGCCGGACTGTATGGCGCCACCGAAGGCGGCGTTCTGTTGGACGGGCGCGAAGTCAATGAACCGGGTCCGGAAAGAGCGGTGGTGTTTCAAAACCATTCCTTATTGCCTTGGTTGACCGCTTATGAAAATGTTGAGTTGGCTGTTGACCAGGTGTTTAAAAGAACCAAAAGCGCGGCTGAAAAAAAGGAATGGATTGAGCACAACTTGAAATTGGTGCATATGGATCATGCCATGCATAAGCGGCCGGATGAAATTTCCGGGGGCATGAAGCAGCGCGTCGGTATTGCCCGTGCATTGGCCATGCAACCCAAAATCATGTTGATGGATGAGCCGTTCGGGGCTTTGGATGCCTTGACTCGAGCGCATTTGCAAGACTCCTTGATGGAGATTCAAAAAGATCTGAATAACACCGTGATCATGATTACGCATGACGTCGATGAAGCCGTATTGCTATCCGACCGTATTGTGATGATGACCAATGGCCCGGCGGCCACCATCGGTGAAATTTTGAAGGTGGATTTACCGCATCCGAGAGATCGTCTGGCCTTGGCGGATGATCCGACTTACAACCACTACCGTTCCGAAGTGCTGCGTTTCTTGTACGAGAAGCAACGCAAGGTGGAACACTGA
- a CDS encoding antitoxin, whose translation MEARIFQSGNSQAVRIPKEFRFDVTEVEIFKRGDEIVLKPKPKNLGAAFKLLGEMPDDFMVDGREDTLPQERESF comes from the coding sequence ATGGAAGCTAGAATTTTCCAATCCGGAAACAGTCAAGCCGTTAGAATTCCGAAAGAATTTCGTTTTGATGTCACGGAAGTTGAAATCTTTAAGCGTGGCGATGAAATCGTTTTAAAGCCGAAACCCAAAAATTTAGGAGCCGCTTTTAAATTGCTTGGTGAGATGCCAGACGATTTTATGGTTGATGGACGTGAAGACACCTTACCTCAAGAAAGAGAGTCTTTTTAA